From a single Paenibacillus sp. FSL R5-0345 genomic region:
- the ilvE gene encoding branched-chain-amino-acid transaminase — translation MAEQWIYLDGQHVTKENAKVSVFDHGFLYGDGIFEGIRIYNGNIFKCKEHLDRLYDSAKSIMLDIPLTYDEMLEAMAETIRLNDMRNGYIRLIVSRGPGNLGLDPRRCPKASVIIIVEQLAIYPEQAYINGLRAVSVSQRRNIPDALNPKIKSLNYLNNILVKIQSNLAEADEAIMMNAQGYVTEGSGDNIFIIKNGVVTTPPCYLGALEGITRQAIIELCEKLGIKLKEEPFSMHDVYIADEVFFTGTAAEVIAAREIDGRIIGEGHAGPITLKLLEEFRNVVDKDGYKVWE, via the coding sequence ATGGCTGAACAATGGATCTATCTGGATGGACAACACGTAACTAAGGAAAATGCAAAGGTATCCGTTTTTGATCACGGTTTTTTGTATGGAGACGGCATATTTGAAGGTATTCGTATCTACAACGGTAATATTTTTAAATGTAAAGAGCATTTGGACAGACTTTATGATTCGGCGAAGTCGATCATGCTGGACATTCCGCTCACTTATGACGAGATGCTGGAAGCTATGGCTGAAACGATTCGCCTCAACGACATGCGTAACGGTTATATTCGACTGATCGTATCCCGTGGTCCTGGTAACTTGGGTCTTGATCCACGCCGTTGCCCTAAAGCCAGCGTAATCATTATCGTTGAACAATTAGCTATTTACCCAGAGCAAGCGTACATTAATGGGCTTCGTGCTGTTTCTGTATCCCAACGCCGTAATATTCCGGATGCACTGAATCCGAAGATTAAATCACTTAACTATCTCAATAATATCCTAGTGAAAATTCAGTCCAATCTGGCAGAAGCCGATGAAGCGATTATGATGAACGCTCAAGGATATGTTACTGAAGGATCTGGCGATAATATTTTCATCATCAAAAATGGCGTGGTCACCACTCCACCTTGCTATCTGGGTGCGCTCGAAGGAATCACACGTCAGGCTATCATCGAGCTATGCGAGAAATTGGGTATTAAACTGAAAGAAGAACCATTCAGCATGCATGATGTTTACATCGCCGACGAGGTATTCTTCACTGGAACGGCAGCAGAGGTTATTGCAGCGCGTGAAATTGACGGACGCATCATCGGAGAAGGACATGCAGGTCCAATAACGTTGAAGCTTCTTGAAGAATTCCGCAATGTTGTTGACAAAGATGGCTACAAGGTTTGGGAATAA
- the pheA gene encoding prephenate dehydratase, which yields MKSIAVLPQGSVSHEALLHLFNGEPVKIVHHKLISDVFLSTDGGATDYSVIPIENTIEGSVSLHIDWLINEVDLPMQAEWIFPSIQNLIGHPLEFRDTNGNKDFTKVKKILSHPVAMAQCMQFVRKHAPWAELESVGSTSEAVEIVKNNPGKGWAAIGTALGAATHGLEIVDRKVTDHNNNYTRFVLVGPQKVDLPRSSNGVKTSVLVTLPEDFPGALHQVLAAFSWRKLNLSRIESRPTKKKLGTYYFYIDVLEPIESVLLPGAIEEINALGCQVRILGSYPTYTYEEEKAEVQ from the coding sequence ACGAAGCGCTGCTGCATTTGTTTAACGGTGAGCCTGTAAAAATTGTGCATCACAAGTTAATTTCCGATGTCTTTCTCTCTACGGATGGTGGAGCCACTGATTACAGCGTTATCCCGATTGAGAATACTATTGAAGGTTCGGTTAGTCTCCATATTGATTGGCTTATTAATGAAGTTGATCTACCTATGCAGGCGGAATGGATCTTTCCATCGATACAGAATCTCATCGGTCACCCGCTGGAATTCAGAGATACGAACGGTAATAAGGATTTCACTAAAGTGAAAAAAATCCTTTCGCATCCTGTTGCAATGGCACAGTGTATGCAATTTGTTCGGAAGCATGCACCTTGGGCTGAACTGGAGTCGGTCGGAAGTACCTCTGAAGCTGTTGAAATCGTTAAGAACAATCCTGGAAAGGGTTGGGCTGCGATCGGTACTGCGCTTGGTGCAGCTACTCATGGACTGGAGATTGTTGATCGGAAAGTTACAGATCACAACAACAACTACACAAGATTTGTCCTTGTCGGTCCGCAGAAGGTAGATCTTCCACGGAGCAGCAATGGTGTAAAGACGAGTGTCCTAGTAACGCTGCCTGAGGATTTTCCAGGTGCTTTGCATCAGGTTCTCGCTGCCTTTTCTTGGCGAAAGCTGAATTTATCGCGTATTGAATCACGACCAACGAAAAAAAAGCTGGGTACTTATTATTTTTATATTGATGTGCTGGAACCGATAGAATCGGTCCTGCTGCCAGGGGCTATTGAAGAGATTAATGCTTTAGGCTGCCAGGTACGGATTCTGGGCTCGTATCCCACATACACCTATGAGGAAGAGAAAGCGGAGGTGCAGTAA
- a CDS encoding LysM peptidoglycan-binding domain-containing protein has protein sequence MKIHIVKQGDSLYALSQKYGVPLQKIIEANPQISNPNVLALGEKVKIPTAPVSVPDNSEVYYKHTVKQGDTLWKLSKAWGIPLKDMVEANPQLKNPNVLMLGEVVNIPKKTSNASPVQPGYMPSNASEKTQVGGKEYTGPKEQPVAEVVPAPKPETKPEVKPETKPEAKAETKPEAKPETKPAPKPSPKIAPESNSAPHPSVNIAPINAPNPAPNMQMEVAPVQEIEMQSLFVQITVPNQEPVAQHEASKAEMKPVACKEEKANSCDSMGYPGLGGNPYLYDSYQNNPNMNMNWAPSYVQPAAFGPECMSPYYFSENMYSPNMSPEQWNPNAAPNVSPEQWNPNAAPNVNPEQWNPNAASNVSPEQWNPNAWPNMSPEQWNPNAAPNVSPEQWNPNAAPNNMEANASGMNPMYGMSSNLPWPTTCGCGGMHVQPYSYEMPSYNTYPAYGNPNAFSAYGAGTPNQGIVPDSPLGAFGGPIMSSIPSNPQYPGIGNYSQHNRVPEIQDPETFVQDTPEVARTVSEESSSGSSLKSKGNATKETAAKAKTSSQNSSKKTKTVVKSQRSSAGGRTESSKKRRNPWISN, from the coding sequence GTGAAAATACACATTGTCAAACAAGGCGATAGTCTGTATGCATTATCGCAAAAGTACGGAGTGCCGTTACAAAAAATTATTGAAGCTAATCCACAGATCAGTAATCCGAATGTGCTGGCACTTGGTGAAAAAGTAAAAATACCTACGGCTCCTGTATCCGTACCGGATAACAGTGAAGTTTACTACAAGCATACAGTTAAACAAGGAGATACCTTATGGAAATTATCTAAGGCGTGGGGAATCCCCTTAAAGGATATGGTTGAAGCAAACCCCCAGCTAAAGAATCCGAATGTATTGATGTTAGGGGAAGTAGTTAACATTCCTAAAAAGACATCAAACGCTTCCCCCGTACAGCCAGGCTACATGCCTTCTAATGCTTCTGAGAAAACACAAGTTGGCGGGAAGGAATATACGGGTCCAAAAGAACAGCCAGTTGCTGAGGTGGTTCCTGCACCAAAACCGGAAACTAAACCAGAGGTTAAACCAGAAACTAAACCGGAAGCAAAAGCAGAAACTAAACCTGAGGCAAAACCAGAAACTAAACCTGCACCTAAACCATCGCCAAAAATCGCACCTGAATCCAATTCAGCACCACATCCATCGGTAAATATAGCTCCAATTAATGCACCGAACCCTGCGCCAAATATGCAAATGGAAGTTGCTCCTGTGCAAGAAATTGAAATGCAGAGCTTGTTTGTTCAGATTACAGTACCAAATCAAGAGCCAGTAGCACAACATGAGGCGTCAAAAGCTGAGATGAAGCCAGTGGCTTGCAAAGAGGAAAAGGCGAATTCTTGTGACAGTATGGGATATCCAGGTCTAGGTGGAAATCCTTATCTCTATGATTCTTATCAAAATAACCCTAATATGAATATGAACTGGGCACCAAGTTATGTTCAGCCAGCGGCATTTGGACCAGAGTGCATGTCTCCATACTACTTTTCAGAAAACATGTATTCACCTAATATGAGTCCAGAACAATGGAATCCGAACGCTGCGCCTAACGTGAGTCCGGAACAATGGAATCCGAATGCTGCTCCTAACGTGAATCCGGAACAATGGAATCCGAATGCTGCGTCTAATGTAAGTCCGGAGCAATGGAATCCAAATGCTTGGCCTAATATGAGTCCGGAACAATGGAATCCAAATGCTGCGCCTAATGTGAGTCCGGAACAATGGAATCCAAATGCTGCACCTAACAATATGGAGGCTAATGCTTCGGGGATGAACCCGATGTATGGGATGTCATCGAACCTTCCTTGGCCAACTACTTGTGGGTGCGGGGGAATGCATGTTCAACCCTATTCATATGAAATGCCCTCATATAATACCTATCCTGCATATGGAAACCCAAATGCATTCTCTGCTTATGGAGCAGGAACACCTAATCAGGGAATAGTCCCAGATTCTCCTCTTGGAGCTTTTGGCGGGCCGATAATGTCGAGTATTCCGTCTAATCCGCAGTATCCTGGTATAGGTAATTATTCGCAGCATAATCGGGTTCCGGAAATCCAAGATCCTGAAACGTTTGTACAGGACACTCCCGAAGTTGCTAGAACAGTGAGTGAGGAATCTAGCTCTGGTAGTTCGCTCAAGAGTAAGGGGAATGCAACGAAGGAAACGGCAGCAAAAGCAAAGACCTCAAGTCAAAATAGCAGCAAGAAGACCAAAACGGTTGTGAAATCTCAGCGTTCAAGTGCAGGTGGTCGTACAGAGAGTTCTAAGAAACGCAGAAATCCGTGGATTTCTAATTAA